From the genome of Sander lucioperca isolate FBNREF2018 chromosome 1, SLUC_FBN_1.2, whole genome shotgun sequence, one region includes:
- the nt5c2l1 gene encoding 5'-nucleotidase, cytosolic II, like 1 isoform X2: MDTDPNTSSDEPRVKRGFDQMVFANRSLTLENIKCYGFDMDYTMAMYKSPDYESLGFELIRDRMVSVGYPHELLRYTYDPSFPTRGLVIDTTYGNLLKVDSNGNILVCSHGFCFLKGEDINNYYPNKFIQRDDTDRFYILNTLFNLSETYLYTCLVDFFTRCTRYTNLLKGFQHGDLLMSYRSMFQDVRDAMDFIHDTGTLKERTIKNLDKYVIKDSNLPVLLTRLKVVAKVFLATNSDYSYTKAIMKYLLENNAKPGSPKQSWRSFFDLIVVDTRKPLFFGEGTVLRQVDTDTGKLRIGTYTGDLQHGTVYSGGSSDIICDLLDVKGKDILYVGDHIFGDILKSKKRQGWKTFLVVPELNIELKVWDQKKSLFEELKRLDVFLAEIYKC, from the exons ATGGACACAGATCCCAACACCTCCTCTGATGAGCCCAGGGTGAAACGAGGCTTTGACCAAAT GGTGTTCGCCAACAGAAGTCTGACACTGGAGAACATCAAATGCTATGGATTTGACATGGACTACACGATGGCAA TGTATAAGTCTCCTGACTACGAGAGCCTGGGCTTTGAACTGATAAGAGACAGAATGGTGTCTGTTGGATACCCTCATGAGCTTCTACGCTACACATACGACCCCAGCTTCCCCACACG CGGTTTAGTGATCGACACCACATACGGGAACCTTCTGAAGGTAGATTCAAATGGGAATATTTTGGTTTGCAGTCATGGCTTCTGCTTCCTCAAAGG AGAAGACATTAACAACTACTACCCCAACAAGTTCATTCAAAGAGACGACACCGACCGTTTCTACATTCTAAACACTCTCTTCAATCTTTCAG AGACTTACCTCTACACCTGCCTTGTGGACTTCTTTACTAGATGCACCAGATACACAAA CCTCCTGAAAGGTTTCCAGCACGGCGACTTGTTAATGTCCTACAGAAGCATGTTCCAGGATGTTAGAGATGCAATGGACTTCATTCACGACACG GGAACCCTGAAGGAACGAACTATCAAGAATTTGGATAAATACGTGATCAAAGAT TCAAATCTCCCTGTACTCTTGACCCGGCTTAAAGTGGTGGCCAAGGTCTTCCTTGCCACCAACAGTGACTACAGTTACACTAAG GCCATTATGAAATACCTGCTTGAAAATAATGCTAAG CCTGGAAGTCCAAAACAGTCCTGGCGCTCCTTCTTCGACCTCATTGTTGTGGACACCAGAAAGCCGCTGTTCTTTGGAGAGGGGACTGTGCTGAGACAAGTGGACACG gacacaggaaaGCTTCGGATTGGGACGTACACAGGTGACCTCCAACATGGAACCGTTTACTCCGGAG GATCTTCAGACATCATCTGTGATCTGCTGGATGTCAAAGGTAAAGACATCCTCTACGTTGGCGACCACATTTTTGGCGACATTCTCAAGTCTAAGAAACGTCAGGGCTGGAAGACTTTTCTGGTCGTACCGGAGCTCAACATAGAGCTCAAAGTGTGGGACCAGAAGAAAA GTTTGTTTGAGGAGCTGAAACGTCTTGACGTCTTCTTAGCTGAAATTTACAA GTGCTGA
- the nt5c2l1 gene encoding 5'-nucleotidase, cytosolic II, like 1 isoform X1 gives MDTDPNTSSDEPRVKRGFDQMVFANRSLTLENIKCYGFDMDYTMAMYKSPDYESLGFELIRDRMVSVGYPHELLRYTYDPSFPTRGLVIDTTYGNLLKVDSNGNILVCSHGFCFLKGEDINNYYPNKFIQRDDTDRFYILNTLFNLSETYLYTCLVDFFTRCTRYTNLLKGFQHGDLLMSYRSMFQDVRDAMDFIHDTGTLKERTIKNLDKYVIKDSNLPVLLTRLKVVAKVFLATNSDYSYTKAIMKYLLENNAKPGSPKQSWRSFFDLIVVDTRKPLFFGEGTVLRQVDTDTGKLRIGTYTGDLQHGTVYSGGSSDIICDLLDVKGKDILYVGDHIFGDILKSKKRQGWKTFLVVPELNIELKVWDQKKSLFEELKRLDVFLAEIYKHLDSGSSECPDIDAVQTRMKVLTYRMDMSYGQMGSLLRSGARQTLFASQLMRYADLYSSTCMNLLHYPFNYLFMAPPVLMPHEALSQNSADIASELTVTNNIVTINRN, from the exons ATGGACACAGATCCCAACACCTCCTCTGATGAGCCCAGGGTGAAACGAGGCTTTGACCAAAT GGTGTTCGCCAACAGAAGTCTGACACTGGAGAACATCAAATGCTATGGATTTGACATGGACTACACGATGGCAA TGTATAAGTCTCCTGACTACGAGAGCCTGGGCTTTGAACTGATAAGAGACAGAATGGTGTCTGTTGGATACCCTCATGAGCTTCTACGCTACACATACGACCCCAGCTTCCCCACACG CGGTTTAGTGATCGACACCACATACGGGAACCTTCTGAAGGTAGATTCAAATGGGAATATTTTGGTTTGCAGTCATGGCTTCTGCTTCCTCAAAGG AGAAGACATTAACAACTACTACCCCAACAAGTTCATTCAAAGAGACGACACCGACCGTTTCTACATTCTAAACACTCTCTTCAATCTTTCAG AGACTTACCTCTACACCTGCCTTGTGGACTTCTTTACTAGATGCACCAGATACACAAA CCTCCTGAAAGGTTTCCAGCACGGCGACTTGTTAATGTCCTACAGAAGCATGTTCCAGGATGTTAGAGATGCAATGGACTTCATTCACGACACG GGAACCCTGAAGGAACGAACTATCAAGAATTTGGATAAATACGTGATCAAAGAT TCAAATCTCCCTGTACTCTTGACCCGGCTTAAAGTGGTGGCCAAGGTCTTCCTTGCCACCAACAGTGACTACAGTTACACTAAG GCCATTATGAAATACCTGCTTGAAAATAATGCTAAG CCTGGAAGTCCAAAACAGTCCTGGCGCTCCTTCTTCGACCTCATTGTTGTGGACACCAGAAAGCCGCTGTTCTTTGGAGAGGGGACTGTGCTGAGACAAGTGGACACG gacacaggaaaGCTTCGGATTGGGACGTACACAGGTGACCTCCAACATGGAACCGTTTACTCCGGAG GATCTTCAGACATCATCTGTGATCTGCTGGATGTCAAAGGTAAAGACATCCTCTACGTTGGCGACCACATTTTTGGCGACATTCTCAAGTCTAAGAAACGTCAGGGCTGGAAGACTTTTCTGGTCGTACCGGAGCTCAACATAGAGCTCAAAGTGTGGGACCAGAAGAAAA GTTTGTTTGAGGAGCTGAAACGTCTTGACGTCTTCTTAGCTGAAATTTACAA GCACCTGGACAGCGGCAGTTCCGAGTGTCCTGACATCGATGCCGTTCAGACAAGAATGAAG GTGCTGACCTACAGAATGGACATGTCTTATGGCCAGATGGGCAGCCTCCTGCGCAGCGGCGCCAGACAGACGCTGTTTGCCAGCCAGCTGATGCGTTATGCAGATCTATACTCCTCCACCTGCATGAACCTGCTGCACTACCCCTTTAATTATCTCTTCATGGCTCCCCCAGTCCTG ATGCCCCATGAAGCGTTGTCTCAAAACTCGGCTGACATTGCCTCAGAGCTCACTGTCACCAACAATATTGTCACGATAAACAGAAACTAA